The Arthrobacter sp. D5-1 genome segment TCTTGCGCTTACGGCCGTACCCATCGCGATCGTAGCCTTCGCGCCGATCGCCATCCCGTCGGTCGTAGTCGCGCCTGTCCCTGTCGTCATAGCGCGGCTGCTGCGGACGGGACTCAAACGGATTGTAGAGGGGCGGCGGCGCGACGGGGGGCTGGGACGGCGCGGCCGCAGGCCGGGCAGGGGCAGGGATGGTTTCTGCTGCGACGCGATCAATGATCTTGTCCAGCTCCCCACGGTCCAACCACACACCCCTGCATTGCGGGCAGTAGTCAATCTCCACGCCGCTTCGTTCGCTCATCACCAGGTCAATGGAATCCACAGGACACTTCATGGTTGCCCCAACGATCAGCCGCGTGAAAAAGTTCGGGCCAACCAAGGGGTGGGATTCACCAAGCACCCAGCACCACGTGCATACTGATCCGATGGTTCATCCCGATGTCCTCCAAGCGCACCGGCTTATGAACCTCCTGGGGAAGACGTGCTCCCTCCCCGTTCCCGAGCCTGACAACTCTGAGTACGGCGCCGCAACGTCCACCTGTGGGCATGCAGTGATCCGTTTCAGGGTGGGCAAGGTTACGCCGACCAAGGTGGGACTCTTCGTTGCGGTGTGGCGGCGGTCAGCTGCCGGAGGTACGGAACCGTTCCCGGCCGACCACCCGGATGCCAACGACGCCGACACTTTGGTGATCTCCGTCCGGGAAGGGGAAAACACCGGTCACTTCGTCTTTCCCCGGTCCGCCGTGGTCACTCACGGCATCAGTTCCCTCAGCGGAAGAGGCGGGAAGCGCGGGTTCCGTGTCTATCCTCCGTGGTCCGTCACTATCAACCCCCAGGCACGGAAGACCCAGGCGTGGCAGGTCGGGTACTTCCACTACTCCCCTGATGGCGGGCTACCGACCCGCTGAAATACCTGCCAACAGCTGTTCGAACGGCAGTGATTCAAGGGCGTCGGGCTTGCGGTTCGGCTGCGGGCCGCTGAGCAACTGCACCAGTTCTCCCGCAGCGCGGTCCACGCGCGCCGAAAGGGGCGAGCCGCCGTCGTCGGTGTTTCCCCAGTCCTGGGGTCCCGCGAACACGCCCGTAGCGGCAATCCTGGTGCGCAAGTAGGTGAACAGTGGGCGCATAGCGTAATCGAGGACCATCTGGTGGCGATCGGTGCCGCCTGTGGCGCCGAGCAGAACAGCCTTGCCATCCAGCGACTTCGGGTCCAGCACGTCGATGAACGACTTGAACAAACCACTGTAGGAGGCGCTGAAGACGGGGCTGACGGCGATGATGGCGTCGGAATCATCGACGCCGGCAATCACCTCAGCGAGGCGTGGCGCGGCATAGCCGGTGACGAAGTTGTTGGCGATATCCACGGCAAGGTCACGCAGTTCAACGGTGTCGATCTTCACGTCATACCCTGCAGCCCGCAACTGTCGCTCGGCGGAGGCGGCCAGCTGATCGGCCAGCAGGCGGCTCGACGACGGGACACCGAGTCCGGCGGAAAGGACGGTGATGCGGCGGGTTTCCATGGCATTCTCCTGTTGCTTGTTCATCCAGCTTACATGCGTTTGCATCTAAATCAATGAACAGGCGCATGCCCGAAACTATTCCCGGGAGGCCCTAGCCGCCCTCGATCCCCGTCAGGAACGCAACCGTGGCCGCCGTAATCTGCCCCTGGGCAACGTCGCGACCCACGCCGGGTTCGCCGTCGCCGGGCTGCGGCCCGTAGTCCCCGAAGAACGCATGGTTACCGCCCTGGACTTCCACAAAGGCGGCGTCACGGGGCAGCAGCTCGCGGGAGGCGTCGATCTTCCCAGGCGTACTGAGTCCGTCTTCGGAGCCCGAGATGGACAGGACCCTCAGCCCCGTGCGGTCGCACATGGAGTCCAGCGGGTAGGAGGCGTAGAGCAGCAGGCCGTCCACGTCCTGGTTGGACAGGGCAAATGAACCCGCGCTGACCCCGCCCAGCGAATGACCTCCAACAGTCCACGTGGAGATTTCCGGATGGGCAACCATGGCGCCACGGGCCTGGTTTCCGTCCAACAAGCTGAGATTGAGGGGCGTCTTGAGGATCACCACCAGGACCCCGGCATCCACTGCCGGCTTGAGGATGTCCACATACGCCCGAGCCTCTACGCGGGCGCCGGGGTAAAAGACGAGCCCCTTGGTGGCCGGCGCCCCTTCGGGCCTCATGACAATCGCCGTCAGCTCGTCAGCCACCGAGGCCTTGGGAGACGATCCCGTCGCTACGGCGCCCTGCTGGTAGGCGAAGGGATTCAGCCAAACGAGCATGGCCACCAAGGCCAGCACAGCCACGCGCCCGGCCCACGCGCCTGCAGCCCTTAGTGCCGAACGCTTGCGGGACGCGCGGCGGCGGCGCCACAGCAGAACAGCCCAAAGAAGTCCGACGACGACGGCAGTCACCAACAGCGCGGGCAGCAACGGGTGTCCGCGCAGGACAGCGGGATTCCCGAGCAACATCCACAGGGGCACCAAAACCAAGGCGCCAACACACAGGACAGAGGCCCAAAAGAGCGCCGGCCTGCGTGTGGCGGGTGGGACTTTAAGGGAGGTGGTCATACTCCAATAATAGTTCCATCATGGAGATACTTTGAACTTTTCCAGGAACCGGACGATCAGCGCCGCGGGGCGTGGGTGGACAGGAAAGCGAACGTCTTGTCCCGCGCCTCCCTCGCCTCATCGAAGTT includes the following:
- a CDS encoding zf-TFIIB domain-containing protein produces the protein MDSIDLVMSERSGVEIDYCPQCRGVWLDRGELDKIIDRVAAETIPAPARPAAAPSQPPVAPPPLYNPFESRPQQPRYDDRDRRDYDRRDGDRREGYDRDGYGRKRKKKEGFLGDLFDF
- a CDS encoding MepB family protein: MVAPTISRVKKFGPTKGWDSPSTQHHVHTDPMVHPDVLQAHRLMNLLGKTCSLPVPEPDNSEYGAATSTCGHAVIRFRVGKVTPTKVGLFVAVWRRSAAGGTEPFPADHPDANDADTLVISVREGENTGHFVFPRSAVVTHGISSLSGRGGKRGFRVYPPWSVTINPQARKTQAWQVGYFHYSPDGGLPTR
- a CDS encoding FMN reductase — its product is METRRITVLSAGLGVPSSSRLLADQLAASAERQLRAAGYDVKIDTVELRDLAVDIANNFVTGYAAPRLAEVIAGVDDSDAIIAVSPVFSASYSGLFKSFIDVLDPKSLDGKAVLLGATGGTDRHQMVLDYAMRPLFTYLRTRIAATGVFAGPQDWGNTDDGGSPLSARVDRAAGELVQLLSGPQPNRKPDALESLPFEQLLAGISAGR
- a CDS encoding alpha/beta hydrolase codes for the protein MTTSLKVPPATRRPALFWASVLCVGALVLVPLWMLLGNPAVLRGHPLLPALLVTAVVVGLLWAVLLWRRRRASRKRSALRAAGAWAGRVAVLALVAMLVWLNPFAYQQGAVATGSSPKASVADELTAIVMRPEGAPATKGLVFYPGARVEARAYVDILKPAVDAGVLVVILKTPLNLSLLDGNQARGAMVAHPEISTWTVGGHSLGGVSAGSFALSNQDVDGLLLYASYPLDSMCDRTGLRVLSISGSEDGLSTPGKIDASRELLPRDAAFVEVQGGNHAFFGDYGPQPGDGEPGVGRDVAQGQITAATVAFLTGIEGG